The DNA segment GTAAATTTGCCCCACGAGTTTTAGGGAAATCTAAATTAACTACTGTTGCTACCCAAACTCCTTTTAAATCTTTATTAATTTTTCTATGACTTCTATCAAAAACTTTACCTTGGT comes from the Oceanivirga salmonicida genome and includes:
- a CDS encoding family 10 glycosylhydrolase — encoded protein: QGKVFDRSHRKINKDLKGVWVATVVNLDFPKTRGANLQKQEIDEIVSNVKSWGMNAIFLQIKPSAGVFYKSKTLP